The following proteins are co-located in the Paenibacillus sp. FSL H8-0079 genome:
- a CDS encoding GerMN domain-containing protein translates to MRKIHSLRTVSAAALLSIPMVLSGCGMFGAQSSEAVDPPPPIQEAAMIQAAEGNGALAMLPLTTVYLQDQQGLLAPVSLTLPSGTDASSPKTALDTLVTGGAYAGMLPEGFQGVLPQGTVVQNVTIHADDKLAVVEFSGNFAKYDAKEERKMLEAVTWTLTGTPDVENVQIWVDGKKLTQMPVNSTPLPEPLNRAVGINLDLGDTFVTNSSPVTVYFSAASPAGIQYYVPVTRLVTPGEDRVQAALNELIKGPDKGGELEEVMTGGTELQSVKTAEDGTVTVALKDDMFAEGDIVPSELLQSVVLTTAENTASKDAKVQIEWNGQKTVMGDDNRDYSAPVSKPEYINEIPI, encoded by the coding sequence ATGAGAAAGATCCATTCTTTGCGTACGGTATCGGCAGCAGCGCTGCTGAGTATTCCTATGGTATTGTCAGGCTGCGGCATGTTTGGAGCACAGTCTTCCGAAGCTGTTGATCCACCACCGCCCATCCAGGAAGCAGCTATGATTCAAGCGGCCGAAGGGAATGGAGCACTCGCAATGCTCCCGTTAACGACGGTATATCTGCAAGACCAGCAGGGGCTGCTCGCTCCGGTATCCCTGACACTTCCTTCTGGAACAGACGCAAGCAGTCCAAAGACAGCTCTGGACACACTTGTCACAGGCGGGGCCTATGCGGGTATGCTGCCTGAAGGATTCCAGGGCGTTCTCCCGCAGGGAACGGTTGTGCAGAATGTAACGATTCACGCGGATGACAAGCTGGCGGTCGTGGAGTTCTCGGGTAATTTTGCCAAGTATGATGCAAAGGAAGAACGGAAAATGCTAGAAGCTGTCACGTGGACATTGACGGGAACGCCTGATGTGGAGAATGTGCAGATCTGGGTGGATGGCAAAAAGTTAACACAAATGCCTGTGAACAGCACGCCGTTGCCTGAACCGCTGAATCGGGCTGTGGGAATCAATCTGGATCTGGGTGATACGTTTGTGACCAACAGCAGTCCGGTAACGGTCTATTTCTCCGCTGCTTCGCCAGCGGGCATCCAATATTATGTTCCAGTGACACGTCTGGTTACACCTGGTGAAGATCGGGTGCAGGCAGCATTGAACGAACTGATCAAAGGACCTGACAAAGGTGGAGAACTGGAAGAGGTTATGACAGGCGGAACGGAGCTGCAATCGGTCAAAACGGCAGAGGATGGCACGGTCACGGTTGCCCTGAAAGATGATATGTTTGCCGAAGGGGATATCGTGCCAAGCGAGCTGTTACAGTCTGTCGTATTAACCACTGCGGAGAACACAGCCAGCAAGGATGCCAAAGTACAGATCGAATGGAATGGCCAAAAAACGGTCATGGGTGACGACAACAGGGATTACAGTGCGCCGGTTTCCAAGCCTGAATATATCAACGAAATTCCGATTTAA
- a CDS encoding glycoside hydrolase family 88 protein, with amino-acid sequence MYDSIPDILTTVAQRYIGDHPKHSFLFRAYHQGGFRRLGDYRYDLNLNEKCVEARAGQYVYVWGKLWSEHNATLNTGLNCYSPVTIYVNGEEVFKSELLQELFPERRTQIPISVNYGWNDVLLCFVKTEVGFGGIYGTASFKNFPLHFLTPGADRQGQEGWLYSEPVDEPVLALPRDGMTEEETGLTWYPRKAWTDEEQSVGSFARIFGTEQSAVAYAWSRLDVTLPGTSPVILKGRHDGALTLYVGGTEVYSAGSSGNFRVELPRRYGSSDLVAKGVIQEAGDSWGFTLEDAERSGSTGWRLKPPHPVTGCSDPWLYTGVFAPGSESSHTDIVRTDTVFDDGAQGVYWRVDLPDTHVRPYLENTHYGKWNYPLGVTLLGLLQTGQELGRDDYIQYVRQHIELSTSFDRYGLWDREGYGAAGINNQLSAIDSLDDCGSFGSTLLAAMELGDIRGGRDTADRIAGYITDEQERLEDGAFYRVRGSGEMRQETMWCDDLYMSTPFLMRYGQLTGDGMYWDDAVNQFLMFRKYLYLPEQQIMSHVYDFVRGRATGIPWGRGNGWVLFSLTELLSILPHDHVKRPELLTFYRDLSQGYLALQGENGLWHQVLNRPDSYEETSCTSMFIYAYARGIRKGWLEQPEPYLEAVRKGWEGITRLSIDYKGNIYGVCRGSGYSFTALYYRDDLGWNLNDTHGIGIVLLAGIEAHKMNQQLREVSIDSSVTAAQR; translated from the coding sequence GTGTACGATTCAATTCCGGATATATTGACAACGGTGGCTCAGCGTTATATTGGTGATCATCCGAAACATTCATTTTTGTTCAGAGCCTATCATCAGGGAGGTTTTCGCAGGCTAGGGGATTATCGCTACGACCTGAATCTGAATGAGAAATGCGTAGAGGCGCGTGCTGGGCAGTACGTGTATGTATGGGGCAAGTTATGGAGCGAGCATAATGCAACGTTAAATACGGGCCTGAACTGTTATAGTCCGGTGACAATCTATGTGAACGGTGAAGAGGTGTTCAAGTCTGAGTTGTTGCAGGAATTATTTCCCGAGCGAAGAACCCAGATTCCGATTTCCGTGAACTATGGCTGGAATGATGTGTTGCTATGTTTTGTCAAAACAGAAGTGGGATTCGGCGGTATCTACGGAACAGCCTCGTTCAAAAATTTCCCGCTGCACTTCCTCACGCCTGGGGCAGATCGTCAGGGACAGGAGGGCTGGTTATATTCGGAACCCGTCGATGAACCTGTATTAGCTCTTCCTCGTGACGGCATGACAGAAGAAGAAACAGGTCTTACCTGGTATCCGCGCAAGGCGTGGACAGATGAGGAGCAGAGCGTGGGTTCTTTTGCCCGCATCTTCGGCACGGAACAATCAGCTGTGGCCTACGCATGGTCCAGATTGGATGTAACCTTGCCAGGAACATCACCAGTTATTTTAAAAGGTCGTCATGATGGAGCTTTGACCCTGTATGTGGGTGGCACGGAAGTATACTCTGCTGGAAGTAGCGGTAACTTCCGCGTTGAACTCCCGCGCCGCTACGGTTCTTCGGATCTCGTCGCTAAAGGTGTAATCCAGGAAGCTGGTGACTCGTGGGGATTCACGTTGGAAGATGCAGAGCGTTCGGGTTCCACAGGCTGGAGACTGAAACCGCCTCATCCGGTTACGGGATGCTCTGACCCCTGGCTGTACACAGGTGTGTTTGCTCCCGGTTCTGAATCATCCCACACGGACATCGTGCGAACAGACACCGTATTTGATGATGGCGCCCAAGGTGTATATTGGCGGGTAGATCTTCCCGATACGCATGTTCGTCCCTATCTGGAGAATACACATTACGGCAAGTGGAATTATCCGCTCGGTGTCACCCTGCTTGGACTTCTCCAAACGGGACAAGAATTGGGACGTGATGATTACATTCAGTATGTGCGACAACATATTGAACTGAGCACTTCATTTGATCGCTACGGTCTGTGGGATCGTGAAGGGTACGGTGCGGCAGGGATTAATAATCAACTGTCTGCCATAGACAGTCTGGATGATTGCGGTTCGTTTGGATCTACACTGCTCGCTGCGATGGAGTTGGGCGATATTCGTGGGGGAAGAGACACCGCGGATCGGATTGCGGGCTACATTACGGATGAGCAGGAGCGTCTGGAGGATGGTGCCTTTTATCGGGTGCGCGGCAGTGGGGAGATGCGTCAGGAGACGATGTGGTGTGATGACTTATACATGAGTACACCTTTTCTGATGCGTTACGGTCAGTTAACAGGCGATGGGATGTATTGGGATGATGCGGTTAATCAGTTCCTAATGTTCCGTAAATACCTCTATCTTCCCGAACAGCAGATCATGTCCCATGTGTATGATTTTGTGCGAGGTCGTGCGACAGGTATTCCGTGGGGACGCGGGAACGGCTGGGTGCTATTCTCATTAACCGAACTGTTATCCATCCTGCCACATGATCATGTTAAACGGCCGGAACTGCTAACTTTCTACCGTGATTTAAGTCAGGGTTATCTGGCGCTGCAAGGGGAAAATGGACTTTGGCATCAGGTGCTGAATCGCCCGGATTCGTATGAAGAGACTTCCTGTACATCAATGTTTATCTACGCTTATGCCCGTGGTATTCGGAAAGGCTGGCTGGAACAGCCTGAGCCTTATCTGGAGGCCGTACGCAAAGGATGGGAAGGCATAACGCGCTTGTCGATTGACTATAAAGGCAATATATACGGGGTATGCCGGGGCTCCGGGTACTCGTTTACCGCTTTGTATTATCGCGATGATCTGGGATGGAATCTGAATGATACCCATGGAATCGGCATTGTGCTGTTGGCTGGCATTGAGGCACATAAAATGAACCAGCAGCTACGCGAGGTGTCTATCGATTCTTCGGTTACAGCCGCGCAGCGCTGA
- a CDS encoding phosphatidylglycerophosphatase A translates to MEHPEQEKIPYSLNSRKVAEATREWLHKRGVTIPEIAELVMLLQQKYYPGLTIEECIENVEMVLRKREVQNAVLTGIQLDILAEQGQLISPLQEMIENDEGLYGVDEILAFSIVNVYGSIGFTNYGYVDKLKPGVLERLNDKSLGPVHTFFDDIVGAIASAASSRIAHRKQSELEEALGEKPVSDDAV, encoded by the coding sequence ATGGAACATCCTGAGCAAGAAAAAATCCCTTATAGCCTGAATAGCCGCAAGGTCGCGGAAGCAACAAGGGAATGGCTGCATAAGCGGGGCGTCACGATCCCTGAGATCGCAGAACTGGTTATGTTATTGCAGCAAAAATATTATCCAGGTCTTACGATAGAAGAATGTATCGAAAATGTGGAGATGGTTCTCCGTAAACGTGAGGTACAGAACGCTGTCCTGACCGGTATTCAGCTTGATATCCTGGCAGAACAAGGTCAGCTCATATCTCCTTTGCAGGAAATGATTGAGAACGATGAAGGCCTATATGGCGTGGATGAGATTTTGGCATTCTCCATTGTTAATGTTTATGGCAGCATTGGATTCACGAATTATGGTTATGTGGACAAGCTGAAACCAGGGGTGCTTGAACGACTAAACGACAAGAGCCTGGGGCCTGTCCACACGTTCTTCGATGATATTGTCGGAGCGATTGCATCGGCAGCGAGCAGCCGCATCGCCCATCGCAAACAATCCGAGCTTGAAGAAGCGCTGGGAGAAAAACCTGTCAGCGATGACGCTGTATAA
- a CDS encoding FAD:protein FMN transferase: protein MSRTEQVARPLRFQFRAMNTDVEVQLSAGREEAEHAATLVKNWFETQEQRFSRFVADSELNRLNGSIGWMPISAAMDEVLSLAYGYIGLTEGIFQPGISQALQASGYDLSFEKVQQRQPQLPFLERILQTKTPECSGMMEDRYDHSRPSWIQREGSRMVHLDPGAELDLGGIVKGWAVERIADWLQRTLHIPAGLINAGGDIQVWGTPDHPQWTLQVADPLQDQGNVSGAVRLQRGAVATSGISRRQWQNTDGSLAHHLIDPRTMEPADTDVLQCTVLGQHASQCEIIAKTVCILGSAEAVGWLNRHYDRHDVLWMTRDGSTYFRGNTDTLAEHWPGFDPDHRFSLI, encoded by the coding sequence ATGAGCCGCACGGAGCAAGTCGCTCGTCCGCTCCGGTTTCAATTCCGTGCGATGAACACGGATGTTGAAGTGCAACTGTCCGCTGGGAGGGAAGAAGCTGAACATGCAGCAACCTTGGTGAAGAATTGGTTTGAGACGCAGGAGCAGCGCTTCAGCCGATTTGTGGCAGACAGTGAACTGAATCGTCTGAATGGTTCAATCGGATGGATGCCCATCTCCGCTGCGATGGATGAAGTTTTGAGTTTGGCCTATGGATATATTGGACTGACTGAAGGGATTTTTCAACCGGGTATCTCGCAGGCTCTTCAGGCTTCGGGATATGATCTAAGCTTCGAGAAGGTACAACAACGACAGCCTCAACTTCCGTTTCTTGAACGTATTTTGCAAACGAAAACACCTGAATGCTCAGGAATGATGGAAGATCGATATGACCACAGTCGTCCGAGCTGGATTCAGCGGGAAGGTAGTCGGATGGTTCATCTGGACCCCGGAGCTGAGCTGGACCTGGGAGGCATCGTTAAGGGCTGGGCAGTGGAGCGCATCGCAGACTGGTTACAGCGAACATTGCATATTCCGGCGGGGTTGATTAACGCAGGTGGAGATATTCAAGTATGGGGTACACCAGACCATCCGCAGTGGACCTTGCAAGTAGCTGATCCTTTGCAGGATCAGGGGAATGTGTCAGGTGCGGTCCGTTTACAGCGAGGAGCTGTTGCCACTTCAGGTATTTCCCGCAGACAATGGCAGAATACGGATGGTAGCCTTGCACATCACCTCATTGACCCCCGTACGATGGAACCGGCGGATACGGATGTGCTACAGTGTACCGTTCTCGGTCAGCATGCGTCACAATGCGAGATTATTGCCAAGACGGTCTGCATTTTGGGGAGCGCCGAAGCGGTGGGCTGGTTAAACCGACATTATGATCGGCATGACGTCCTGTGGATGACACGGGATGGGAGTACTTACTTTAGAGGGAATACGGATACGCTCGCTGAGCACTGGCCCGGTTTTGATCCGGATCATCGCTTCAGTCTGATATAG
- a CDS encoding ferric reductase-like transmembrane domain-containing protein — MAQWIVDYLPTWNIIRISGIAAYVLLFAGVFLGIAQGMPMAKGKPKAAMFKWHTRTTWLAFGLGLVHALTLYIDHYSPFTWGELLIPFTASVHPIGSGLGTLAFYGLVIVLLSSDLRNKLGRKWWFMFHMLSYPVFISLLVHGMVTGTDSGNIIMRMMYVFTGLSILGITVLRGMLRERKGPEITIGPKWTPSEPVAEQKRIEGFGLIGTVRPKHLK; from the coding sequence ATGGCACAATGGATTGTAGATTACCTGCCGACGTGGAATATCATTCGAATTAGTGGAATTGCTGCTTATGTGCTGCTCTTTGCCGGTGTGTTCCTGGGTATTGCTCAAGGGATGCCTATGGCCAAAGGTAAACCGAAAGCAGCCATGTTCAAATGGCATACACGAACGACCTGGCTCGCCTTCGGACTTGGACTCGTGCATGCGTTAACGTTATATATTGATCACTACAGCCCGTTTACCTGGGGAGAACTTCTGATTCCTTTTACCGCGTCTGTGCATCCGATCGGCAGTGGTCTGGGAACGTTAGCCTTCTACGGATTAGTGATCGTCCTGTTATCCAGTGACCTGCGGAACAAGCTGGGCCGTAAATGGTGGTTCATGTTCCACATGCTGTCCTATCCGGTGTTCATTAGTCTGCTGGTTCATGGCATGGTTACCGGGACGGATTCTGGCAATATCATCATGCGGATGATGTATGTATTTACCGGACTCAGCATCCTAGGTATCACGGTGCTGCGTGGCATGTTGCGAGAGCGCAAAGGCCCGGAAATCACGATTGGACCGAAATGGACACCATCTGAGCCAGTTGCTGAGCAGAAGCGGATTGAAGGTTTTGGTTTGATCGGTACGGTACGACCTAAGCATCTGAAATAA
- a CDS encoding DUF72 domain-containing protein translates to MIHIGLTGWGDQEDLYPIRTKAKDKLGLYGKYFSTVEVDSSFYAVQPRDRMARWAAETPESFAFIIKAYQGMTGHLRGKPYFTSTSEMYKAFRESLEPVIEAGKMQAALFQYPPWFECNKDNVKELREVKLRMEGIPCALEFRHRSWYEGDMRERTLSFLKEQGWIHSVCDEPQAGPGSIPIVPQATDSEMTLVRMHGRNVSGWHQNGAPNWRETRYLYRYNKEELLEWKEYLEQLQEQSKDVYVIFNNNSGGDAAANAQMMMDLLDQPVKPFPDRTEPEQEEGPEQLELF, encoded by the coding sequence ATGATTCACATCGGACTTACCGGATGGGGGGATCAGGAAGATCTCTATCCCATCCGCACCAAAGCTAAAGACAAGCTCGGTCTATACGGGAAATACTTCTCCACCGTGGAGGTGGATAGTTCTTTCTACGCCGTTCAGCCGCGGGATCGAATGGCACGGTGGGCTGCCGAGACGCCCGAATCCTTTGCTTTTATCATCAAAGCCTATCAGGGAATGACCGGACATCTGCGAGGCAAACCATACTTCACCAGCACGTCGGAGATGTATAAGGCTTTTCGGGAATCACTGGAACCGGTCATTGAAGCCGGCAAGATGCAGGCAGCCTTGTTTCAATATCCGCCTTGGTTTGAGTGCAATAAAGACAACGTGAAAGAGCTTCGTGAAGTGAAACTGAGAATGGAGGGCATTCCGTGTGCCCTGGAATTCCGTCATCGTAGCTGGTATGAAGGTGACATGCGCGAGCGGACGCTTTCGTTCCTGAAAGAGCAAGGCTGGATTCACAGCGTCTGTGACGAACCTCAGGCAGGTCCAGGTTCTATCCCCATCGTGCCACAGGCGACGGATTCCGAGATGACACTGGTTCGCATGCACGGACGTAATGTGTCCGGGTGGCATCAGAATGGTGCGCCCAATTGGCGCGAGACCCGTTATTTATACCGTTACAACAAGGAAGAGTTGTTGGAGTGGAAAGAATATCTGGAGCAATTGCAGGAGCAGAGCAAGGATGTCTATGTTATTTTTAACAACAACTCCGGTGGCGATGCAGCAGCCAATGCACAGATGATGATGGATCTGCTGGACCAGCCAGTGAAGCCCTTTCCTGACCGTACTGAACCAGAACAGGAAGAAGGACCGGAGCAGCTGGAATTATTTTGA
- a CDS encoding methyltransferase domain-containing protein, whose product MTEWYEKSFGEDYLLVYKHRDVQGAYQEVHKMINWLKLKPNAEVLDLCCGMGRHSLALADAGLRVTGVDLSDVLLREARLMDDEHRVSWCHADMRELPLKGGFDAVVNLFTSFGYFLEDGEQLKVLRAIHRMLRPGGSYIIDFMNTAHVTRHLVPHSVREDEGQRIEELRKIEDGFVQKEIRITDTTSGDEPRVYQERVKLYTRDQLSQMLSEAGLRVDQVHGGYDEEKYDEQASPRMIFVGHRPVE is encoded by the coding sequence ATGACGGAATGGTATGAAAAGAGTTTCGGAGAAGATTATCTTCTCGTATACAAGCACCGGGATGTGCAAGGTGCCTATCAGGAAGTACATAAAATGATCAATTGGTTGAAGCTTAAGCCCAATGCTGAAGTATTGGATCTCTGCTGCGGTATGGGACGGCACTCACTGGCACTTGCTGATGCAGGGTTACGAGTGACCGGAGTCGATCTGTCCGATGTGCTTTTGCGTGAAGCCCGCCTAATGGATGACGAACACCGAGTATCGTGGTGTCACGCGGACATGCGTGAACTGCCGCTGAAAGGTGGCTTCGACGCCGTAGTTAATCTGTTCACATCGTTTGGTTATTTCCTGGAGGACGGAGAACAACTGAAAGTATTACGTGCCATTCATCGCATGCTTCGCCCGGGTGGCAGCTATATTATTGATTTTATGAACACTGCACATGTGACGCGTCATCTGGTGCCGCACTCGGTTCGAGAGGATGAAGGGCAACGGATTGAGGAGCTCCGCAAGATTGAGGATGGATTTGTGCAAAAGGAAATTCGCATTACGGATACTACATCCGGAGATGAACCACGGGTATATCAGGAGCGTGTGAAGTTGTACACACGGGATCAACTGAGTCAGATGTTAAGTGAAGCCGGACTGCGGGTAGATCAGGTCCATGGCGGCTACGATGAAGAGAAATATGACGAGCAGGCTTCTCCACGCATGATTTTTGTAGGTCATCGTCCTGTGGAGTGA
- a CDS encoding MBL fold metallo-hydrolase has protein sequence MKRTEEMSMTEGIHRVKITMSFPLRWVNSYVLSEPDGTITIIDPGPRNTETELEWHEALADLGLTFDNIHQIVLTHHHPDHLGLSGWMQQMTGAPVRMSTRSRQEADYMWGPDSRINTVLPDYYGRHGMPEDKTEQMHEHMKAFTSQITPLPKVTPIEDGEWLDMGGKRWVAVETGGHAPGHLSFYAPESMEILCGDAVLPQISPNISLQPGSDPQPLLSYMEGLHRLRALNVKQAYPGHRNPFAQFSERTVHLLAHHEERLQKMTERIQESPANAYDICVHMFGNRLGTHQLRFAMSETLAHLQELIRREVVKQKQRPDGTFYFRF, from the coding sequence ATGAAGCGAACAGAAGAGATGTCCATGACAGAGGGCATACACCGGGTCAAGATTACCATGTCTTTTCCCCTGCGATGGGTCAACAGTTATGTGTTGTCTGAACCGGATGGAACGATCACCATTATAGATCCGGGACCGCGTAATACGGAAACGGAACTGGAGTGGCACGAAGCGCTGGCAGATCTCGGTCTGACCTTTGACAATATCCATCAAATTGTGTTGACTCATCATCACCCGGATCATCTGGGGTTGTCGGGTTGGATGCAACAGATGACGGGGGCACCCGTTCGAATGTCCACACGTTCCCGCCAAGAGGCCGATTATATGTGGGGACCTGATTCACGCATTAATACAGTATTACCTGATTATTATGGTCGTCATGGAATGCCGGAAGACAAGACCGAGCAGATGCATGAACATATGAAGGCATTTACTTCACAGATCACACCACTTCCGAAGGTGACACCCATTGAAGACGGTGAGTGGCTCGATATGGGCGGGAAACGTTGGGTTGCTGTGGAGACGGGTGGACATGCCCCAGGCCATTTATCTTTTTATGCTCCGGAGTCGATGGAGATCCTGTGCGGAGATGCCGTATTGCCACAGATTTCACCAAATATCAGTCTTCAACCAGGCAGTGACCCTCAGCCACTATTGTCTTATATGGAGGGATTGCATCGTCTCAGGGCTCTGAATGTCAAGCAGGCGTATCCAGGACATCGGAATCCCTTTGCACAGTTCAGCGAACGTACAGTTCATCTGCTCGCTCATCACGAGGAACGCCTTCAGAAGATGACGGAGCGAATTCAGGAGTCACCGGCGAATGCGTATGACATCTGTGTGCACATGTTTGGCAATCGACTCGGGACCCATCAACTGCGATTTGCCATGAGTGAGACGTTGGCCCATCTGCAGGAGTTAATTCGACGCGAAGTAGTGAAGCAAAAACAACGACCGGATGGCACGTTCTATTTTCGATTCTAA